The Oryctolagus cuniculus chromosome 12, mOryCun1.1, whole genome shotgun sequence genomic interval CAAGGAATGGGAGCTGCAACACACCCAGGAATACCCGGACCCAAAACACCCACAGGAGGGTCTGTCACTTACAGCATGTTCATGGAGACGAAAGTCATGCACTGTATATGAAGACTCCAAAGTCCTTAAAACACAGGATTGAAATGttcttactggggctggtgttgcagcatagggggttaagtcaccacctgtgtccccagcaccccatgtgaacaccagttcatgtcttggctactccacttctgatccagttctctgctaatgtgccgggaaaAGGAGCAGGACATGGCTCaagcttggacccctgacacacacactggaatcCTAGATGGTgttctaggttcctgacttctgccaggcacagtcccagccattgtggctatttggggagtgaaccagcagatgaaagatctttcttctctccctctctgtgtgtttgtgtgtgtgtgtgcacacacgcgtCCCTGTGTGTTTCTACCTCACCCCACATCCGTAACTGcgcttcaagtaaataaataaatcttaaaaaacaaaaaagggaaggggaagaataCCAGAGAGCTGATCTGTCTCCACCCAAtgagaacacagcaagaagatggccGCCCTCACCAGGAACCCAACCATGCTAGCACCTGGGTCAGACTTGCAATGCTGAGAACCAGCAAAAAATCAATGCCTGTGTCCGGGCCAGGCCAGTTGTGgggtttgttacagcagcctgagctgactAACACAAGCCCAAGACCTCCAGAAGAGCATGTGACAACCTGACACAGCTAACCCATGGACTCAAGTCTCCACATGGCTCAGTCTCCTTACTGGCATCACCAGATGGGAGAACTCCATCATCACCACTGTGTGTCCTACCGACACAGCAGGCACACTTGGGGGGAAAATCACAGCATTCCACTCCCTTAGGACGACCTCCTAGCAAATCAGGACAAGACAGTCAAGAGTGGGAATTGAGAAATTGTCTCTATAATGTGCCTGCAGTAAGCCACGCTGCTAACAAAGTGCTGGGGCGAGGTCTCGGATGGACAAGTCACATGGCCGGTGGTGGGTGCCGCAGAGAGCTGACtacaatgcacacctgggagcaggtgaGCTCTTGGAAATGAGGGAGCCGCTTACCATCACTCAGGTCCTGCACAAGACCCTCCTGGCAGGAGAAGTCCAGGCTCGCTTTCATGGTGACAGTGAAGGTGGCCAtctgcccaggctgcagggggaaATGGGTGAGGgtttcttccagcttccagc includes:
- the LOC138844714 gene encoding trafficking protein particle complex subunit 9-like, producing the protein MGTEQLVITLENIGQEPLETLEVTSKLLSTKEKLYGDFLSWKLEETLTHFPLQPGQMATFTVTMKASLDFSCQEGLVQDLSDGKRLPHFQELTCSQVCIVVSSLRHPPPAM